A genomic region of Thermocrinis sp. contains the following coding sequences:
- a CDS encoding KH domain-containing protein produces MSQLRDVVEIAAKSLVDNPNGVNVVEIEGEKTIVIELRVDKADIGKVIGKQGRIARALRTILSAMGRKTNKRVVLEILE; encoded by the coding sequence ATGAGCCAACTCAGAGATGTGGTGGAGATAGCCGCTAAGTCCTTAGTAGATAACCCCAATGGGGTAAACGTGGTAGAGATAGAAGGAGAAAAGACCATAGTTATTGAGTTAAGGGTGGATAAGGCAGACATCGGAAAAGTTATAGGCAAACAGGGCCGAATTGCCAGAGCCCTAAGGACCATCCTGTCCGCTATGGGAAGAAAAACGAACAAGAGGGTGGTCTTAGAAATATTAGAGTGA
- the rpsP gene encoding 30S ribosomal protein S16, with protein MALRIRLSKFGRAHYPIYRIVVVESSSPREGKYVDILGTYDPKKKIFLDIKPEKVKEWVQKGAEISDRAKSVLKNANIL; from the coding sequence ATGGCTTTGAGGATAAGACTTTCTAAATTTGGTAGGGCTCACTATCCGATCTACAGAATAGTCGTCGTAGAATCAAGCTCTCCAAGGGAAGGGAAATACGTTGACATACTTGGCACTTATGATCCTAAAAAAAAGATATTTTTGGACATAAAACCGGAAAAAGTTAAAGAATGGGTGCAAAAAGGAGCTGAAATTTCCGATAGAGCCAAAAGTGTGCTTAAGAATGCTAACATACTTTAA